The genomic DNA ACGCTGCCCCGACAGTGAGCCCATCTGCTGGCACAGGCCACAGTCTGGAGCGTGGTGGGCACCGACGGCTCTCCCCGCAGGCTGTGGCACCGAGCGAGCGTTTCGGGAACGCCAGCGGAGGAGCCTTCGGCGGCGGCATCACGGCTGACGAGCAGATCCCCGGTGTCCTCGTGGGTGAGATTGTCATgagctccttcctgctcctggtgGTCTGCATGGGAGCCATCAACGGCAGGACCAGGACCCCGCTGGCCCCGTTCTGCATCGGCCTCACCATCACCGCCAACATCCTGGCAGGGTGAGCTCACCGTCCCCTCTGCCCGTGTCCCCGTGGGACAGACAGTGCCACACAGCGCCGTCACTCCAggggctgctgtccccaggaggAGCTCAGGATGGGACCATCGgctgtgggatggagctggTGCTCTGAGCACCGAACATTGgggcaccccaaatcccaccccaaCCAGCTGCACCCTGCACCAGGGAGGACACAGCGCCTGGGTCCTGAGTGGAATggaatggggtgggatgggacagACTGGGATGGGacctgccctcctgcagcacagcacaggcccTGCAAGCTGAGCACACCAGGAGGGCCATCAAATGAGCCCAGGAGGCACTCTGGCAGTTTTGGGAGAGCTGATGGGCTGgttgcaggagcagcctgggctcagcctggagcaggagcagccgcAGGCTCATCCCGGCACGTGGCACCGGAGCCGGTGCAGCCGCCCCGAGCACCCGCCGTGGGTGATAAACCCCGGGCCTGCCCGGGCTGTGTTTGCCATGGGAAACCCTGAGCAAACAGCAGGGGTTTGTGTCCCTTGTGCTCCCGTGGCTGCTGGAAGTTCTGCCAagctcagcctggctctggTGCCACCGTGATGGGATAATGAGCACATGCAATTAGGAATTAACATGGAGCTAATGGAGTGTTGGGTTAAAGTAGTGCCCACCCACTCTGGCAGGACCCCGGGCCGTGTTTACACACGGCACAAACCCCTCAGCAAATATTTACCCCTTTAACCTGTAATTGCTCCCGTCCCTCCCGCCCCGCTCCTGTGTGTGACCTGTGTGTGGCATGGAGCCTTCCTTGTGTAAAGCCTGGTTCCTGGTGTGCCCCAGAATAAGTCAGCACTGGCGCCTCCACCCCAGGCTGGGTTTGCCCCAGGAACTCGCCAGCCTGTGAATGAAGGCCAGTGCTggtcagcagctgctgttgggGCCAGGCTGgtctgagctgctgtgggaaaccAACCCCCATGGAAAACCATCCTCATCACCGAGCAGCCATGCCAGGATGTGGGCCAGGGTGGTCCAAGCCCACTGCCCACCAGAGCCCTGGGAAGGAGCCCTGGGagggggatgctgctgccccCACCCCCCTCATTGCCCCGTCCCAGCACTGAGGGGATGCTCCTGTGTCCCGCTATGATGACACAGCCACTCTGTTCCCCTTCCAGGGGTGGCGTGTCAGGAGCCTGCATGAACCCAGCCCGAGCCTTTGGGCCAGCTCTGGTGGCAAACTGCTGGGACTACCACTGGGTGTACTGGGTAGGGCCCATGGTGGCTGCCCTCCTCGTCGGGGTGCTGGTGAGGTACGTGACACCCGCGGTGACACTGGGAGTGGGACCCTGCTGGCTGACCCTCCCTTtgccccctgtgctgctgccctcctCCATCGGGCAAGACTCCAAGCAGATGCTTTTGCAGAGAGGTCTCCAAGGGCTGGAgactccttttcctttctcattccCATGAGGACAGGATGAGAGCAAAGATCCAGCCTGTGTCCACATGTGCCTTTGCTTCATCCTTGTCTCATGTGGTGAATCAGcctcaggctggtgctgggctggtgctgtCCCCATGTCCTTGTTGCATCCTTGCCATGGCAGGAATGCTGACCCtgaatttctgtctcttttaCCTCCCCAAAGGCTCCTGATGGGTGACCAGGCCACCCGCCTTCTCCTGAAGTgacaccagcacagagccccaTCTGTGGGCAGCGGGcgcagcccagcacagccaggatggaacctcctgcccctgctccttcctcttcatcctGCCCCCCTTGGCATCTCCCTGGCACCTGTGGGCCGGTCATGGttcccctgctgctggaggaaggatgGAAACTTCCCAGCCAAACCACGgtccccagggctctgccagcccctgccatggcatTGGCCCACTGGGAGCATCTCCTGACCAGCACCGGTGTCCAGGGTGCCCCAGGCTCCTCTGGCACTGCCCATGCACAGCGTCCAACCCCCCAGAGCAGTTCTCAGGCATCCACAGAGCCAGGGAGCCCTGTGCCCTCTGCGTGGGCACCACTGCCCCCCACTCAAATTGGCCAGGACAATGCCAAGCAGCTCCCACCCCATGGATGCTGCCACAGAGGGTGACGGGAGAAGGGACCTTTGGGGACAGTTCTGTGTCTGGCCCTTACAAACATCAGGAGGACAAGGAGGTGAGGCACTCAGCCAGATGCCAGCATGGGTCATCCTTCCCTGCCAGAGGAGGAGTGCTGCAGGCCGGGAGTGAAGGGGGGGCTGCTTGGCAGAGGGGGTGctgccagaggcaggagagTGAGCAGAAGGAGAGGATGGAGCTGtgtgggcagggggagaggagcCAGCGCAGCAGCTTTGCGTCAGCCCGGCATCCGTCCCCTCCGGCAGCGCTGCCCTGACTCATCCAAACCTCACCTGGGGGGATTCATGGGGACCGTCCCCCTACGCCcgggggctgggctggcacacGGGTGTCACTTCGAGCATTCCCAGTCCCAGACAGGAACCCCTCGTGTTCCCTGGGTTAAGTTATTCCGAATTTTGTGAAATTTTAACTTGGGAAATGCCTGTTGCTTTCCCAGGTCCCCCAGCAGCGTGGCTCAGAGGTGcccctggggcaggggctgtgctgggagagctgtgtccccacactgggctgcccaccctgcccagctccagggcaCCAGTGCAGGAATGGGGttggaaggcaggaggaggcaggagtgGGAAAGGGCCCGGCTCC from Corvus cornix cornix isolate S_Up_H32 chromosome 14, ASM73873v5, whole genome shotgun sequence includes the following:
- the AQP8 gene encoding aquaporin-8, coding for MMDIEVKPKPPRPHWYERHIQPCVAELLGSALFIFIGCLSVVEDLGGTGRLQPALAHGLALGVTVAILGDISGGHFNPAVSLGVWLVGGLNMTMLIPYWLSQLCGGMIGAGLAKAVAPSERFGNASGGAFGGGITADEQIPGVLVGEIVMSSFLLLVVCMGAINGRTRTPLAPFCIGLTITANILAGGGVSGACMNPARAFGPALVANCWDYHWVYWVGPMVAALLVGVLVRLLMGDQATRLLLK